The following are from one region of the Lentimicrobiaceae bacterium genome:
- a CDS encoding long-chain fatty acid--CoA ligase, with protein MEITRIFDLLPHYASSFKPKEDALAFKENGVWKKYSIGHYIQMVDNISSGLLALGIQKGDKIATITNNRPEWNFIDMAIMQVGAIHVPVYPTISQADYQYIFNHADIRLIFTAGEELGKKMKDLLHDCPCVKEIFTFKYSDGFRNIYDLSELGQSHPEPEKIEEIKKSIGPDDLATIIYTSGTTGNPKGVMLSHNNIISNFKAVSYIPTFGEEGKALSFLPLCHIYERMLNYLYQYLGISIYYAESIATITDNIKEIKPDMMCCVPRLLEKIYDKIQATGRKQKGIKKTIFFWAVNLALHYNVRGHNSPLYKVQHRIADKLIYSKWREALGGNFKIIVSGGASIQPRLVRTFRAAGLPVYEGYGLTETSPVVAVTSTDENGIKIGTVGPPLRGVEVKIGEDGEILTRGPGVMLGYYKDPELTAGVIDADGWFHTGDIGLFEKEGQLRITGRKKEIFKTSLGKYIAPELLENKIKESPFIDNIMVVGENQKFAAALIVPDFNHLRSWCKIKEIEYTTDAEMVTLPRIKQRITKVVDHYNKHFGATEQIKKIELMPVEWSTASGELTPTLKLRRSFVCNRYKPLIEKMFN; from the coding sequence ATGGAAATTACACGGATTTTTGACCTGCTGCCACATTATGCAAGTAGTTTTAAGCCTAAAGAGGATGCACTTGCTTTTAAAGAGAATGGTGTCTGGAAAAAATACAGCATCGGACATTATATCCAGATGGTGGATAATATTAGCAGCGGATTGTTGGCATTAGGAATTCAGAAAGGTGATAAAATTGCAACTATTACCAATAACAGACCTGAGTGGAATTTTATTGACATGGCCATTATGCAGGTTGGGGCAATCCATGTTCCTGTATATCCTACCATCAGTCAGGCCGATTATCAGTATATTTTCAACCATGCCGATATCAGATTGATTTTTACAGCAGGTGAAGAGCTTGGAAAGAAAATGAAGGATTTGCTTCATGACTGCCCATGTGTTAAAGAGATATTTACTTTTAAATACAGCGACGGGTTCCGCAATATTTATGATTTATCCGAACTTGGTCAGTCGCATCCTGAGCCGGAAAAAATTGAGGAGATCAAAAAGAGCATTGGGCCTGATGATTTGGCTACCATTATCTATACATCAGGTACAACAGGAAACCCTAAAGGGGTAATGCTTTCGCATAACAATATTATATCCAATTTCAAGGCTGTTTCATATATTCCTACTTTTGGTGAAGAAGGCAAAGCGCTCAGCTTTCTGCCTTTATGCCATATATATGAAAGAATGTTAAATTACTTGTATCAGTATCTGGGCATTTCTATTTATTACGCTGAAAGTATTGCCACAATTACCGATAATATCAAGGAAATAAAGCCTGATATGATGTGTTGCGTTCCGCGTTTACTTGAGAAGATTTATGATAAAATTCAGGCGACCGGGAGAAAGCAAAAAGGAATCAAAAAAACAATTTTCTTCTGGGCGGTTAATCTGGCTCTTCATTATAATGTGCGTGGACATAACTCGCCACTTTATAAAGTGCAGCATCGCATAGCTGATAAGTTGATTTACAGTAAATGGCGCGAGGCTCTTGGGGGTAATTTTAAAATTATTGTTTCAGGAGGAGCTTCAATTCAACCCAGATTGGTAAGGACTTTCAGAGCTGCTGGGCTTCCGGTGTATGAAGGATACGGTCTGACTGAAACATCACCTGTTGTGGCCGTAACAAGCACCGATGAAAATGGAATTAAAATAGGGACAGTGGGCCCTCCTTTGCGCGGCGTTGAAGTCAAAATAGGCGAGGATGGCGAAATTCTTACCAGAGGTCCCGGCGTGATGCTTGGTTATTACAAAGACCCTGAGCTCACAGCCGGAGTTATTGATGCAGATGGATGGTTTCATACCGGTGATATTGGTCTGTTTGAAAAAGAGGGCCAGCTCCGGATAACGGGAAGAAAGAAAGAAATATTTAAAACCTCATTGGGGAAATACATTGCCCCTGAGCTGCTTGAAAATAAAATTAAAGAGTCGCCATTTATTGATAATATTATGGTCGTTGGTGAAAACCAAAAGTTTGCGGCCGCTCTTATTGTTCCTGATTTCAATCATTTAAGATCATGGTGTAAGATTAAAGAAATCGAATACACTACTGATGCCGAAATGGTTACACTCCCGAGAATCAAACAACGGATTACAAAAGTTGTTGATCATTACAACAAGCATTTTGGCGCAACCGAACAGATTAAAAAAATTGAGCTTATGCCTGTCGAATGGTCTACTGCTTCAGGTGAGTTAACACCCACGCTGAAACTCAGACGTTCTTTTGTTTGCAACAGATACAAACCATTGATTGAAAAGATGTTTAATTAA
- a CDS encoding long-chain fatty acid--CoA ligase, producing the protein MENVTRLFDLLPRYQENFKPKDDAIAGKENGKWVRYSIDKYRTAADSISYALLASGVKAGDRVATIMPSRPEWNFLDMGIMQAGAVHVPVYPTISESDYKHILNHAGVKFIFISGKDIYRKIEHIVPDIEGLIEVFAVKETEGVRTLSAFMEYGSQNANPQLLDSIKSTVKSDDLATLIYTSGTTGNPKGVMLSHANIISNFKGVSHIPPIGEEGRALSYLPLCHVYERMLNYMYQYLGISVYYAENMATIGDNLKEIQPDILTTVPRLLEKIYDKIIGTGRKLKGIKKVIFFWSVSVGLRFELNGKNGWYYETKLKIARKLVFNKWKVAVGGNMKVIVSGGAALQPRLARIFWAAGIPVLEGYGLTETSPVIAVNDFDENGLLFGTVGRVLKCVDARIAEDDEILCKGPGLMLGYYKEPELTAEAIDADGWFHTGDIGVIGELGHLKITGRKKEIFKTSLGKYISPELIENKFKESSFIDTLMVVGENQKFAAALIVPDFVYLRNWCAIKEIEYTTDAEMILLPRIKKRFQKELDKYNKFFGATEQVKRFVLIDHEWTIESGELTASLKLRRKFICQKYDAVTRLIFNIDSDD; encoded by the coding sequence ATGGAGAATGTAACACGTCTGTTTGACCTTTTGCCTCGTTATCAGGAAAATTTTAAGCCTAAGGATGATGCTATAGCTGGTAAGGAAAATGGCAAATGGGTGAGGTATTCTATTGATAAGTACCGAACGGCCGCAGATTCTATTAGTTATGCCTTACTTGCTTCGGGGGTAAAGGCCGGTGATAGAGTTGCTACGATTATGCCCAGCCGGCCTGAATGGAATTTTTTGGATATGGGCATTATGCAAGCCGGAGCTGTTCATGTTCCTGTTTATCCAACTATCAGTGAATCTGATTATAAGCATATATTGAACCATGCCGGTGTGAAATTTATTTTTATTTCCGGAAAAGATATTTACAGGAAGATTGAGCACATTGTCCCTGATATTGAAGGACTGATAGAGGTCTTTGCTGTGAAAGAAACAGAAGGAGTGAGAACTTTGTCAGCATTTATGGAATATGGCTCACAAAATGCAAATCCTCAGTTACTTGACAGTATTAAATCAACTGTAAAATCAGACGATTTGGCTACACTTATCTACACATCTGGTACAACCGGAAATCCTAAAGGGGTGATGCTTAGCCACGCAAATATCATCAGTAATTTTAAAGGGGTTTCTCACATTCCTCCCATTGGCGAAGAAGGCCGGGCTCTGAGCTATTTGCCACTTTGTCATGTGTATGAAAGAATGCTTAATTATATGTATCAATATCTTGGCATTTCGGTTTACTATGCCGAGAATATGGCCACTATCGGCGATAATCTTAAAGAAATTCAACCCGACATTCTGACAACAGTTCCGCGATTGCTTGAGAAAATTTATGATAAAATTATCGGCACCGGTCGTAAATTGAAGGGAATCAAAAAAGTCATTTTTTTCTGGTCAGTGAGTGTTGGCCTCAGGTTTGAGCTAAATGGAAAAAATGGATGGTATTACGAAACAAAACTTAAAATTGCCCGTAAACTGGTTTTTAACAAATGGAAAGTGGCCGTTGGTGGCAATATGAAGGTGATAGTTTCGGGCGGAGCAGCTCTGCAACCCCGGTTAGCCCGGATTTTTTGGGCGGCGGGAATTCCCGTGCTTGAAGGATATGGACTTACCGAAACTTCTCCTGTTATTGCTGTGAATGATTTTGATGAGAACGGGCTTTTATTTGGCACCGTTGGCAGAGTGTTAAAGTGTGTGGATGCCAGAATTGCTGAAGATGATGAAATTCTTTGCAAAGGCCCCGGCCTTATGCTGGGTTATTACAAAGAGCCTGAGCTTACAGCAGAAGCTATTGACGCTGACGGCTGGTTTCATACAGGTGATATTGGCGTAATTGGTGAACTTGGTCACTTGAAAATTACCGGACGAAAAAAGGAAATATTTAAAACATCGCTCGGAAAATATATTAGTCCTGAGTTAATTGAAAATAAATTCAAAGAATCCTCTTTCATTGATACCCTCATGGTTGTTGGTGAAAATCAGAAATTTGCAGCAGCCCTGATTGTCCCTGATTTTGTTTATCTGAGAAACTGGTGCGCCATTAAAGAAATAGAATATACCACCGATGCTGAAATGATTCTTTTGCCCAGGATAAAGAAGCGTTTTCAGAAAGAGCTGGATAAGTACAATAAATTCTTTGGTGCTACCGAGCAGGTTAAACGATTTGTGCTTATTGATCATGAATGGACAATTGAATCAGGCGAACTTACAGCATCTTTAAAGCTTCGCCGTAAGTTCATTTGTCAGAAATATGATGCAGTGACCAGGCTCATATTCAATATAGATTCTGACGATTAG
- the purL gene encoding phosphoribosylformylglycinamidine synthase encodes MIRFFKGKCFYAVNSQHELSGNDIQKLSWLFGGAECLEARSVSGFFIGPRREMITPWSTNAVEITQNMGISGIERIEEYTEVPDSNAAFDPMLQVMNIGLDQQLFTIVHNPEPVKQIDDIAAYNLQEGLALSDDEVVYLNELSAKLGRLLTDSEVFGFSQVNSEHCRHKIFNGTFIIDGKEQDETLFSMIRKTSNLHHNRIVSAYKDNVAFIEGPQIMQFAPATQDKPDFFAVKPVDSVISIKAETHNFPTTVEPFNGAATGSGGEIRDRMAGGKGSMPIAGTAVYMTSYPRTCETHRWESAVQPRKWLYHNPEELLIKASNGASDFGNKFGQPLICGSLLTFEHQTNDRIYGYDKVIMMAGGIGYGRKSDSLKEDPKPGEKVVVLGGDNYRIGMGGGAVSSVATGQFANHIELNAVQRSNPEMQKRVYNAIRAMAEMENNPVVSIHDHGAGGHLNSLSELVEVTGGRIDIDKLPVGDPTLSDREIIGNESQERMGLIIKADDVEMLQRVAARERAPMFVAGETTNDQRLTFINNKTGQKPIDLQLLDMFGKPPRTIMEDSTVKETFAPLNYKIQQLRTYVEKVLQIESVACKDWLTNKVDRSVTGRVAMQQTAGPVQLPLNDLGVVALDYSGSRGIATSIGHAPAAGLIDAKAGSVLSIAEALTNIVWAPLEGGLKGVSLSANWMWPCRNPGEDARLFEAVKAASDFAIALGINIPTGKDSLSMTQKYPDGEKVFSPGTVIISAAAEVIDIKKVISPVIQPEFTSTLLYIDFSADKFKTGGSSLAQILNGLGDEAPVVNNPDYFVRAFEAVQTLINKGVVLAGHDISSGGLVTTLLEMLFAQPGIGLEADLNGFGESDIVKLLFSENPGVVIQVNDLDYTTVLLHESGLKYQILGKPSFRRFLTLRYHDGNTELDIDHMRKLWFRSSYLLDRKQSGDDLAKARYHNFALQPLSYKFGDDFTGEAKQFAINLKRTQPTGIKAAIIREKGVNGDREMAWSLYMAGFDVKDVHMTDLITGRETLEDINMIVFVGGFSNSDVLGSAKGWAGAFLYNTPAKMALDNFFARPDTLSLGVCNGCQLMVELGLIYPGHDAQPKMLHNESGKFESAFLNVDILENNSVMLRNMAGKRLGIWVAHGEGKFSLPMAEEHYLIPMKYSYEAYPGNPNGSDYNAAAIVSQNGRHLAMMPHLERSIYPWNWAYYPGARAADEVSPWVEAFVNARKWINKMA; translated from the coding sequence ATGATCCGTTTTTTCAAAGGCAAATGCTTTTACGCTGTTAATAGTCAACATGAGCTTTCGGGCAATGATATTCAGAAACTTAGCTGGTTGTTCGGTGGCGCCGAATGTCTTGAAGCCCGGTCTGTATCGGGCTTTTTTATTGGCCCCCGCCGCGAAATGATAACCCCCTGGAGTACCAATGCTGTTGAAATTACACAGAATATGGGCATCAGCGGAATTGAAAGAATTGAGGAATATACAGAGGTTCCTGATTCAAATGCGGCATTCGATCCGATGCTTCAGGTGATGAATATTGGGTTGGATCAGCAACTGTTTACGATTGTTCATAACCCTGAACCTGTGAAACAAATTGATGACATTGCAGCATACAATCTTCAGGAAGGTTTGGCATTATCGGATGATGAGGTGGTGTACCTGAACGAACTTAGTGCAAAATTGGGCCGGTTGCTCACCGATAGTGAGGTGTTTGGATTTTCACAGGTGAATTCTGAGCACTGCAGGCATAAAATTTTTAATGGAACTTTTATCATAGATGGAAAGGAACAGGACGAAACGCTGTTCTCTATGATTCGTAAAACATCAAACCTTCATCATAACCGGATAGTCTCTGCTTATAAGGATAATGTGGCTTTTATTGAAGGGCCGCAGATTATGCAGTTTGCTCCGGCTACACAGGATAAGCCTGATTTTTTTGCTGTAAAACCAGTTGATTCAGTTATTTCTATTAAAGCTGAAACACATAACTTTCCAACTACAGTTGAGCCCTTTAATGGAGCAGCTACGGGTAGCGGGGGCGAAATTCGTGACCGGATGGCCGGTGGAAAAGGTTCTATGCCGATTGCAGGTACTGCTGTATACATGACTTCTTATCCGCGTACGTGTGAAACGCACAGGTGGGAATCAGCTGTTCAGCCTCGCAAGTGGCTTTATCATAATCCTGAAGAGCTCCTGATTAAAGCCTCTAACGGAGCCAGCGATTTTGGTAATAAATTTGGCCAGCCATTAATTTGTGGGAGCCTGCTCACTTTTGAGCATCAAACCAATGATCGCATTTATGGTTATGATAAAGTAATCATGATGGCTGGAGGTATCGGTTATGGTCGAAAATCTGACAGTTTGAAAGAAGATCCCAAGCCGGGCGAAAAAGTAGTGGTGCTGGGTGGCGATAATTATCGTATTGGAATGGGTGGTGGAGCCGTGTCGTCGGTTGCTACCGGGCAGTTTGCCAATCACATTGAGTTGAATGCTGTTCAGCGCTCAAATCCCGAAATGCAGAAACGTGTTTATAATGCCATCAGGGCAATGGCTGAAATGGAGAACAATCCCGTTGTTTCTATTCATGATCATGGCGCAGGCGGCCATTTAAATTCCCTTTCAGAGCTCGTTGAAGTTACAGGTGGTCGTATTGATATCGACAAGCTGCCTGTTGGAGATCCAACACTTTCCGATCGCGAAATCATTGGCAATGAGTCGCAGGAACGCATGGGGCTAATTATAAAGGCTGATGATGTAGAAATGTTGCAGCGTGTAGCTGCACGCGAACGGGCTCCCATGTTTGTTGCCGGTGAGACTACCAATGACCAAAGGTTAACATTTATCAATAATAAAACAGGCCAGAAGCCTATTGATTTGCAATTGCTTGATATGTTTGGAAAGCCTCCGCGTACCATCATGGAGGATTCAACTGTTAAGGAAACATTTGCACCTTTAAATTATAAAATACAGCAACTGCGCACTTATGTTGAAAAAGTACTGCAGATTGAAAGTGTGGCTTGTAAAGATTGGCTTACCAATAAGGTTGACCGTTCGGTAACCGGACGCGTGGCCATGCAACAAACAGCCGGGCCGGTTCAGCTGCCATTAAATGATTTGGGTGTGGTGGCGCTTGATTATTCGGGTAGCAGGGGAATAGCTACTTCTATAGGTCATGCTCCGGCAGCAGGATTAATTGATGCAAAAGCCGGCTCAGTTCTTTCTATTGCCGAGGCTTTGACCAATATTGTATGGGCACCGCTCGAAGGTGGCCTGAAAGGCGTTTCCCTCAGTGCCAACTGGATGTGGCCATGCCGCAATCCTGGTGAAGATGCAAGGCTTTTTGAGGCTGTTAAGGCTGCAAGTGATTTTGCTATTGCCTTGGGGATTAATATTCCAACAGGAAAGGATTCCCTGTCAATGACGCAAAAATATCCTGATGGCGAAAAAGTGTTTTCGCCTGGTACGGTCATTATTTCAGCAGCAGCAGAGGTAATTGATATTAAAAAAGTAATCAGTCCGGTTATTCAGCCTGAGTTTACCTCAACACTTTTATACATCGATTTCTCAGCCGATAAATTCAAAACCGGAGGAAGTAGTCTGGCTCAAATTTTAAACGGATTGGGGGATGAGGCGCCAGTTGTCAACAACCCGGATTATTTTGTTCGTGCATTTGAAGCTGTACAGACTTTAATCAACAAGGGCGTTGTTTTGGCAGGCCACGATATTTCATCAGGCGGTTTGGTTACTACTTTGCTTGAAATGCTGTTTGCACAGCCTGGCATTGGTCTTGAGGCCGATTTAAATGGGTTTGGCGAAAGCGATATTGTTAAACTTCTGTTTAGTGAAAATCCGGGAGTAGTAATTCAGGTAAATGATTTGGATTATACTACTGTATTATTGCATGAGTCAGGTTTGAAATATCAGATATTAGGTAAGCCATCGTTCCGTCGCTTCCTTACGCTCAGATATCATGATGGAAACACTGAGCTTGATATTGACCACATGAGGAAGCTGTGGTTCAGATCTTCGTATCTGCTTGACAGGAAACAATCAGGTGACGATCTTGCCAAAGCCCGTTATCATAATTTTGCTTTACAGCCTCTGTCTTATAAATTTGGAGATGATTTTACCGGTGAAGCAAAGCAATTTGCAATAAACCTTAAACGTACACAACCTACCGGCATCAAAGCTGCCATCATCAGGGAAAAAGGGGTGAATGGAGATCGTGAAATGGCCTGGTCGTTATATATGGCGGGGTTTGATGTGAAAGATGTTCACATGACCGATTTGATTACCGGTCGTGAAACCCTTGAAGACATCAATATGATTGTGTTTGTAGGTGGTTTCAGTAATTCTGATGTTCTTGGTTCTGCCAAGGGGTGGGCAGGTGCATTTCTTTATAATACGCCAGCAAAAATGGCCCTCGATAACTTCTTTGCCAGACCTGATACATTGAGCCTTGGGGTATGTAATGGCTGTCAATTAATGGTTGAATTAGGGCTAATTTATCCGGGTCACGATGCTCAGCCTAAAATGCTGCATAATGAATCAGGTAAGTTTGAATCTGCTTTTCTCAATGTTGATATTCTTGAGAATAATTCGGTAATGCTTCGGAATATGGCAGGAAAGAGGCTGGGAATCTGGGTAGCACATGGAGAAGGAAAATTTAGCCTGCCAATGGCTGAAGAGCATTACCTTATACCGATGAAATACAGCTACGAAGCATATCCTGGCAATCCGAACGGCTCGGATTATAACGCGGCCGCCATTGTTTCACAAAATGGGCGACATCTTGCCATGATGCCTCATCTTGAGCGTTCCATCTATCCCTGGAACTGGGCTTATTATCCCGGGGCCAGAGCTGCTGATGAAGTTTCACCATGGGTTGAAGCATTTGTAAATGCACGTAAATGGATTAACAAAATGGCGTAA
- a CDS encoding SDR family oxidoreductase, producing the protein MEKVVFITGASSGIGHSCALKFAENGYNLIISGRRTERLAQLAGELVQKFGIKVHTLTIDVTNSAEVKSAIDGLPSDFKKIDVLINNAGLALGLDSLNEGNPAHWNTMIDTNIKGVLNVSHAIMPGMIERKSGHIINIGSIAGREAYGKGNVYCATKAAVDSLTKGMRIDLLPFGIKVTQIAPGAVETEFSLVRFEGDDKRASSVYDGFEPLRPQDVADVVYYTASLPSHVNINDLLLMPTAQASASVIYRK; encoded by the coding sequence ATGGAAAAAGTTGTATTTATTACTGGAGCTTCCAGTGGAATTGGTCATTCTTGTGCATTAAAATTTGCCGAAAATGGTTATAATCTTATTATTTCCGGGCGCCGGACAGAACGATTAGCCCAATTGGCAGGTGAGTTGGTGCAAAAATTCGGGATTAAAGTGCACACACTCACCATTGATGTTACCAATTCAGCTGAAGTGAAAAGTGCAATTGACGGGCTTCCCTCTGATTTTAAGAAAATAGATGTGCTGATTAATAACGCAGGTCTTGCATTGGGCCTTGATTCTTTAAACGAAGGTAATCCGGCACATTGGAATACCATGATAGATACCAATATTAAGGGGGTGTTGAATGTGTCTCATGCAATTATGCCCGGAATGATAGAACGCAAAAGCGGGCATATTATCAATATTGGTTCAATTGCCGGCAGAGAAGCTTATGGTAAGGGAAATGTTTATTGTGCTACTAAAGCGGCCGTTGATAGTCTTACCAAGGGAATGCGGATTGATTTGCTTCCGTTTGGTATCAAAGTCACTCAAATTGCACCGGGAGCTGTTGAAACCGAATTTTCACTGGTAAGGTTTGAAGGCGATGATAAAAGAGCCAGTTCGGTTTATGATGGGTTTGAACCATTGCGTCCTCAGGATGTTGCAGATGTTGTTTATTACACTGCTTCACTCCCTTCGCATGTGAACATTAATGATTTGTTGCTTATGCCTACGGCACAGGCCTCTGCATCTGTTATTTACCGTAAATAA